The Zavarzinella sp. sequence AGACCGCAAATTTGCTCATTGCTTCATTTGCTGGTAAACCACCGTTGGGAGTGAATGTGAAGAAAAGCGGTACGCCAAATTGATTTTGGATTATTCCGACCGTAGCAGAAATACAACCCGATTTGCCTGGCCTGGAAAGGTGCCCAATTTCTGTGTCTATCTGACGATACCACGTCCAACCTGCCTCGAACAACCCGGTTTCCTCCCAGGTGGCATGGGCGCTGAAATCATCCCCAGAACGAGTATGATCCGGCTTTGGTATCTTCTGCTTCACTTTCTCGTCAAACTGTTCAAAGCAGACGCGCAGCCATGTTGGTACTGTTGGCAATTCGGTTGTGCTGCAAAGTGGACGATCCCACTTGTATGTTTTATCATCCACTACCGAAGGTGCTGCGACAATATACCCTCCGGAGCTTCGGACATCGACATTCAACGCAAGTTTCCCGGCAGAGCTACGCCACTTTCCTTCTGGATCTTGAAAATAGTAGTGCTTTCCACCGCGAGGTGTTGATGCCTTTGGACTCGCTTTCGGCCATGGTTGCTTCAGCCATAAGTTGTCAGTTCCATCCAGGTCGATGACAACCAGACCTTCCGTGGCAATCCCGATATTAAAATCGGGACACTTCAGCCACCACGTTCTGATTTGTTTCTCAGCACTTGTGGCGGCTTTATAACCTATCCTGGTGGCAGGGGTCTTTTTACCCTTTAGTAGTGGGAATACCCGATACCCCAACTTCGCGTAAGTGATCGCAGCGTCAATTAATCTTGACCCATGCAAATTCGATGATACAATGTTCATTAGATACCTCATTTTCTTTCGAGAGATTTTGAGTCGTGTTTTTACCCAGTTACGCTGGCAGGCGTGCTGGGTTTTTTACTGTTTACCCTTTTTAACAATCACTTCCCACATTGCAGACCACGTTTCCCGATCAGGGCAGTGAGCATCCTGCCATGCAACCAGTTCGCGGACATTCCATACAAGGACACCACGGATCCTGATTGGCTTTGGATTGCCACCCGAGGCGGTCAACCTGTCCCAACTGCTTGGTGAGATACCGCAAAATTTTGCTGCATCTAAGCGTCGCAGTAGCCCAGGTTGCTGGGCTTCCACATTCGATCTGTTACTTAACAATTGATCTTCCTCCACTTAATTCCCTTTGGGCATCGCCCAGCTTTTGCGAGCAGCTAGCTTCATTAGTACCAGCCATGAATTCTCGCGACACATACAGCCTACCGAAGTTGGTGCACTAAGCTACAGGAGGTAAATTCGGAGAAAATTCGAAGAAAATTCGGAGATGGATTTGAAAATTTCGACCAAGTCTAAGTCGAAAAATGCTTTCGATAAAAATTTCCAGGTAAACCAGACCTGCATCTTAAACATCTTGTGTTTTATCATTTCATGGATAATGAAAATTCGGAGAAGCGGTCTAAATGTTCGGAGATAAAAACTGATTTTTTTCGGCTGAATTTTTTTGCCGACATGGGTTCTTTATTTTTATTCACCAATGTTCATAGCTGAAACACAGCACATCTTTGGCAATGGGAAGTACACCCAGGTGACACGTGCAGGGGTCGCTAAGTTGCATAGAACGTTGCCGAAGTGCTTTATCCTCAAGTGACTTATTCGCAATAAAAACTTCGCATTTGGATTCACAGGCTATTCTCTCCGGAGAGTTGATGCTTCCAGCTTAGTGCCCATCAAGGCGCTCGATTTGTTCGATGTGACGTTAACCTATCTTCCCCACTTTCTTTTCTGCTCTACTAACAGATCGAAAACTGGTCGGCGATGCCCTGAAATGCCTATTGTTGGTGGTCGTGGGCGGGGGAATCATACACCACCATGATGGACGAGGTGGGATCATTCAATGCCCGTGCTGCAAGGGATTTCGCCAATAATGCGGACGCGATAGTTTCCTAATGTGCTGGTGCTTGCCATCCCCAGGCGGAATGGCCCATCGCTGGATATCGCGGGCCCCAGCAGAAAAAAATACTTCCTATTCCTGCACCAGTAGGTCGGGAATTCCCAGGCCTGGCGGCGATTCAGTCGTCACAGCGACATGAGGGAAGCATCATGGCGGTGCGTCTCCAGTTTTACTTCAACGACAACCTGGAGGTTCAGCACTGGGCTTCGCTGCCCAAAAAAGATCGCGTCGCCCATCACCGCAATGCCTTCCACGACTAGACCGTTGGCCTTGGCGGACAGGTGGCAGTAGGGTTGGAGAATGGGATCCTCTGCGAGCAACGCCCTCAGGCGATTCCCCTGCCGACTGATTTTCCTGGCAGCCGTGGGGCGAAACTCGGCAGGGCCACCTCTGATGAATCGGTACCCGTGCCAGAAAGCACCTACGTTGTTCCAGGCGGGCTTTGTCAGCACGAAAATCCAGCTCACCCGCTTTTTTCCAACACTTCGATACGTGCAGCCTACAATCCACAGATAGGGATCGTATTAGCACTGCTTTTCAATTCCGGTGCCAGACTTCCCTTGCAGGACAAAATTATCGGTCAGTGGGTAGAAAATGTGCTGGGCATAACCCGCCGTACAGTGAAAGTAACCATTCGATACGGCATGTTTCGTCTGCTGCCAAAGGTGCCGTAGTGTAGCATTGTGATTGCAGAAATCATCACACAATCCGAATTCCCGAACTAACTATTACTTAACGATACGCATGTTGGTTTTCTCATATATTCTTAATCTTTAAGCACATAAGTGATTCTCACAATACGAGACATTTTATCAACTCTTTTTTGAAAAGTCAGAGCTTCGTTATTAATTTTGTTATGAATTTCACTGATTGCATCTGAAAATCGCTTCGATTTTTGATTGAGCTCTTCGTCAGATTTGCAAGTTTTCAATAGCGGATTTGACCAATGCTGAAGTTGAAACCCAGAAAGAATTTCAGAAATGACAACTGCTTTCTGAACCTGAAATCTAAAAGTATGACCATCAATATTTAGTTCACCAGTCTCAACGGTCCAAGAGATACGAGATGCGGTATAAGAAGCTAGTGGCTGTAAGAAAACTTTCTTATTTATATTCCACCAGTCAAGCAATTGTTGTTCCTTAGTTTTATTCGATATCACAAAATTTAGCATCTCTATCGTTGCATCAGGACTAGTTTGAATAGCTGTTGTGCGCATCCATTGTTGTATAAGAGATGAATCAAAGTTCTCTTTGATTGTGCAGCCGTCTGGCAGTTCTCCATTATTAACAAAGCGATCTTGATGCTCTAATTCGTACAGTAATAGTCCTACTTTAGCGGATTTTATGAGTGTCTTGGACAAAGATTTCATTGCTTCATATATCAGTATCATTTTTGCACTTTGTATAAATTGATTTAATACATCTAAATCATTATATTTGTATATAGATGAATTATGAATATATAACTGCGGTCTTGGCAAATAAAACACTAAGGCAAAATACACCTCCTGCATCTTAATACTTTTTGATTCAGCACCTATTATTCTGTACAATTCGTCAATATTTCCAATCGGGCCAACAGTATTGTTGTTCTGAAATAGTACTCCATATGATTTCTCAAAATATTTTACGTAATCATTCCACCCTCCAGGAAAATTTTTAAGCTGGCCAATTTTCTTAAGGTATTCCTGGGCAGGAATAGAGCGTGGCATAGCCATGAGCAATTGACGTTGTTTGTCGCTGAGTTCAGCTGATCCTGGCATAATGTCTTTATCTTTGCCATCAGGAATAGAAAGATATTTGTGGTACATAATGTCTTTTGCTTGGCCAAGATTGTAGCCGATTTGTAATGCAGCTATAATCTTGCGTTGTTCTTCTTCAGGGACGTTTGGTCTGACGGTCGACTTTCTCTTAGACATCACTTTTCTCTGGTCAAACAGCCTGTGAACTCCAGTTTCTAATTGTATCTACATCATTGAATTTAACCAAAGGCACGAACAAACCGATTTTCGAAGTAGAGTCACCTATGTTACTTTACCTTGTTCAGTGAAGATAGCCTAAAAATCTTCCTGATTTGCGTCATATACATTGATGGGGATAGCTTACCTGTTCCAAGGTGCGGTTTTTCGGCTGTTTTGCCATACTGCGGTCATTTTTACCGCTCTGATCCCCATCACTTTCTCACCCTTATTTCAGGAGTTATTCATGCGTCCAACGGAATTGGTCCGTGCGGTGTCGGCACTGCTCAGTACCAGTCGTCCTGTCTATCTGTGGGGTCCACCCGGGATCGGGAAATCTACCCTGATCCGGCAGGTTGCGTTGGCCGGCAGCCTGCCCCTCGTCGACATTCGCGCGACATTGCTGGATCCGGTCGATCTGCGTGGTCTGCCCCATCTGAACAATGGTTCTGTGCAATGGTGCCCACCCGCTTTCCTTCCCAGTGGTGGGGAAGGGATCCTGTTTCTGGATGAATTGGCTCAGGCACCACCTTTGGTACAGTCTGCCTGTCTGCAACTCACCCTCGATCGTCGATTGGGAGAATACGAATTACCTGCAGGCTGGAGCATCATCGCTGCCAGTAATCGCAGTGAAGACCGGGCGGGCACCCATCGACTGATCAGTCCGCTGCTCAATCGCTTCATTCACCTCGATCTGGAACCGAGCCTGGAAGACTGGCAGACGTGGGCGATCGGGGCTGGCATCGCACCCGAAGTCAGGTCGTTTCTGAATTTCCGACCGAACCTGCTCTACGGTTTTGACCCCGGTCAGAATAGCCGGGCCTTTCCCACCCCACGTTCGTGGGAGTTCGTTTCCAACGCCATCAGCAAATTACCGGAAGAACTGCTCCATCCAGTGGTGGTTGGCTGTATCGGCGAAGGGCCTGCTGCAGAATTCACCTCTTTCCTGCGGCTCTCCCGCCAGATTCCGAACATCGATGATGCCTTGCAACACCCCGATACCACCGTGATCCCGCACGACCCTGCAACTCTGTATGCCCTGGTGGGTGCGTTGGTGGAACGCTGCCGCCAGGATCAGGCTCCCCTACCCCAATTTGTCCGCTACGCCTGCCGTCTACCTGAAGAGTTTGGCATGGTGGCAATCCGCGACGCTCTGAACATCCAGCCGAAACTGGCGGCCCTGCCTGCCGTACAGGACTGGATTCGAAATGCCCGTGAACAAGGTCTTTTTCTTCGTCCCTGAAAGCTCGCTTTATCAAACAAGGATTCAATTATGATTGAGAACCATCTCGATATCGGTGGTGGGGTTGTTTTCTGGATGCTGACCGATGACACCCGCCGTGAACGTTTACAGAACGGTCTGACCCCGTTGGGTCTGGAGAAGTTTTTACCCGAACCCCGCCCGGATACCTCGATTCTGCGGGAAGCCCTGGATGAACAACTGGGTGGCTCCCGAATGCTGATCCGACCTTTAGCCCACAAAGATGGCTTTGCAGTGGTGCGGGAAGAGCGGGGTGAGGATCAGAATGAGTACCGCACCGAACTGGTTGCCCGCATGGTTGCTGGTGCGTTGGATCTGCAGCCGTGGGATGACCGGGCAGTGGCCATTCAGGAGTCGATGCATGCACATGCACGCCGGATTCCAGCCGTCCAGGTCTCTCAAATGCTGGTCAGACTGGTGGAACATCTAGGTGGCACCCGCCTGCGACCCAGTGGTGCGGTCTACTGGATCCCTGGTAACCGGCTCGATGAATGGATGAAAATCGTTCAGGCGGTGGAACAAGCCAGCGATCGGCCCTCAGCTGTCTACTTGTTACGCCACCAGCTGGATACCGAAGCGGTGCGGGCGGTCCGGGATGCGGTCATTAATGAAATCGAGGCCGACACCAGCAGAATTTCCGCCGATGTGCTGTCTGGGGAACTGGGCACCCGGGCACTGGAAACCCGCCAGCAACAGATCGAATCGCTGCGGGAAAAGGTATTACTTTATGAGGATATTCTCAGTATTGGCTTATCCCAGCTGCACCAAGCGATTGATAAGGCCGATCAGGTCACTGTCACTGCCAGCCTGATGCTCAGCACCCAGCAGAGCTTGTCAGCACATCAGATGGTGGGGCAACAATGACCGCCATGCAACTGATCCGTGCCGCCCGTGTGCGTCTGCTTCTTGGCCGGGATGGTGGGTCTGCCTTTTTTGCAACCCTGGCCATGCGTTTGCAACTGGTGGAAGACCAGACCATCGGTACCATGGCCACCGATGGGAAACAACTGGCGTTCGCACCCGAGTTTGTGCAGAAACTGTCAGCACAGGAGTTACTGGGGGTGCTGGTGCATGAAGTGATGCACAATGCCTTGAACCACCACGTCCGGCGTGGGGTGCGGAATCCAGAACTGTGGAACATTGCCTGCGATCTGGCAATCAATCCACTGCTGCAAAACGGTGGTTTTCAATTACCCGCCTGTCGATTGATGCCCGGAGAATATCCCTATCACGAATTTGCAGCTTCCCGCAGTGCCGAAGAGTACTACCAACTGCTGCAGAACACCGGAGGTTCACAATTGGGGCCCGATCCAGGTGGCTGTGGCCAGGTTCTGGATGCGCCAGCAGATCGCAGTCTTCAGCGGGAAATGGAAGTAGAGCAACAGATTGCACTGCAGCAGGCGATCGCGGTTGCTCAGGCAATGGGTGGCTTACCGGGTGGTCTGGCTCAGTTGGTCGAGACATCCAACACCCGTCCGGTTCCCTGGCAGGACAGATTGCAGCAGTTTCTGTCACAGCAGGCACGCAACGACTACTCCTGGTTGCGACCAAACCGCCGCTTTCTGGCACAGGGGTTGTATCTGCCGGGCCTCCATTCGGAAGAACTGGGTGAAGTGATTCTGGCAATCGACACTTCCGGTTCGATTAACCAAACCCAACTGGGATGTTTTTTACAGGAAATCGAGTCGATTCTGGACTGTTTTGAATGCACACTGATCATCCTGTGCCACGATGCCCGTATCCAGTCGGTGGTCGAATGGCGAAGCAGTGATGGTCCGTTGCAAATGGATTTCCCGGGTGGCGGGGGCACTTCCCATCTGCCGGTGTTCGAATGGATCGACGAACATGCCTGCACACCTGCCTGCGTTATCTGTTTCACCGATCTGGAGACCCGTTTACCAAAACAAGCACCCAATATTCCGGTGCTGTGGGCCTGCACCAGTCCTCCACGGTACGCCCCACCGTTCGGAACGATGATCGAAATGAAGACACCTTCCTGAATCTTTAAAAACGTTTTTAAAGGAACGCGATGAACAGAATTCTGAACTTCCGTGTTCGCCAGTTGTGCGACACGATGGAAAACCTGCACCAGCGGGTTCGAACGATGCTGGCTTCCGAAATCGGGCTGGCTGTGCGTGATGCGGTCCACGATTGCCTCGAATCAGCACGAAAAAAGCAAGCACCACCCAGGGTCATTGTGAAAACCCCACCGAAGATTGATCCTCAGCTTGCGATGCAGATTACTCAGGTGGTGCTGTATCTGGGCAGTTGGTATCTTCGGCGGTATGGACCACTCTGGAGCACCGTCGGCCTACTGACTGCTTCGCAGCTCACCCGCCCAAAATAAGTAAAGTTTTCTAACTGATTCTCAACATTTTTAAACAAAGGAAAATAATCATGAATATGACTGAAACCAATCATTTACCCCGCAAACAATTGTCGGAACAACTCGATCGTCTGGATACGATTCTCGATGGACTATCCGATGCATTGAATGAAGCGGTGGCCGATGCGGCCCGGGAAGGTGCTCAGGTAGCTGTCCGGGAAATCCTCAGTGAACTGCTGGTCAACCAGGATGCTATTCAGTTGTTACGCCAGCAACTGCTGCCTGCAGAACTGCTGGAGCCACAACCATCCCTCTGGCAGCGATTCAAACGAGGTGCGGTCGACATTGCAGGTAAAATCTATGCCAAAGCGAAACAACTGCTGACACCTGCCGTCGGTGCGGCAATTACCGTTGGCTGTATTGGCCTTGAAACCATTACCTCAGTGGTCAATCGCGTCAAACGACTTTCACAAAAATCGATCCAGTATTTCAACCTGCTGAAAATGCTGGGCAATATCAAGTACACCCTGGGGATTGCTGCCAGCATCGGAGTGGTGCTGGCGGTGGTCAGCTGGTGCTGCCCCGACTGGCTGTCGACGCTGATTACTTCTGTCCTTGGTACCCTGACAGCAATCTGGGTCCAGGCCAGTCTGAAAATGTACCGCTTCTGGTCAGCTATGCAGCTTTCGTAACCCGCACTGAACCTTTACGAAACTTTGAAACGAAACCCAACTTGAAACAGAACCAATTTATGGTGGTTCCTTAACCTCTGATTACTCTTCTTTCTGGCCGGTCCGGAATGCCACAGGCATTCCCAGCCCGCGCAGAGAGATTGCAGAGTAGGCAATTTAACAGTAAGGGGCGATTTTTTTAGCTATCAGGAGTTACCGAAAATTGCTTCCGCTAAGAACATTTTAATTTGATAGTTAAAGAGAAAAAAATCTCTCCCAGGCTGGTGGTATTACTGAACCAGTTGCTCAAAATGGGACCGTTTTGCATCAGTACGAGTGCCTGATACTGCTGATTTTTTCAGTAGGGTACTGTTCAAAGTCATTTGGACGGCTATGCTAGCGTTGTAGCCTTTCGTGCCCGATCTCACTTCGGTATCAGGGGATTGACACAGGTAGCGTGATTTGTATGCTAGCGTTGTAGCCTTTCGTGCCCGATCTCACACTTCATTGCCTGCTGCAAATGACCAGTGCGATTGCACGACCAGGAAGCACTTACGGAAACTCGCTGCCCGATTTTTTGAATTTGCCAAATATTTTGTCCGGAAAATCGAGTTTTGAACGTATTTTCCGGGGGTAAAAAATTTTCCTGGAAAAAATAACTACCGACATTGCACCCCACCCCGCCTGTGGGAAGATGGGGGGAAGTTCTTGTGACGCAGACAGGTTCTGGTGACAAAATGGAAAGACTTGAGTTTGCAACAACATTTGAATTGTTGACAGGAAATAAACCTTTTCCGTGGCAGGAGGCACTTTACGAACGCTTCAAAGCGGGTAGCGAGCAGTTACCGAAGTCATGCATTCTGCCCACTGGGTTGGGGAAAACTTCGGTGATTGCAATATGGCTGATTGCGTTCGCAAACGGTGCCAAGGTGCCGCGCCGGCTGGTTTATGTAGTGAATCGACGCACCGTGGTTGATCAGACAACTGAGGAAGTGGAAAGCTACAAGAAAAAGACGGTAGCAGGAATACCAGATTTTGGCCTCAGCACCCTGCGTGGGCAGTTTGCCGATAATCGTGAATGGTGTGCCGATCCTTCCCGTCCTGCGGTCATCTGTGGCACTGTCGATATGATTGGTTCTCGATTGCTGTTCAGTGGCTATGGCCTTGGTATGAAAGCCCGCCCACTGCACGCAGGCTTTTTGGGACAAGATGTCCTGCTGGTACACGATGAAGCCCACCTGGAGCCCGCCTTTCAAACTCTGATTATGCGAATTGAAGAAGAGCAGAAACGAGAAAATGCTGTCGAATTCGGCATTCCTAAATTTCAGGTAATGGAACTAACCGCGACCCCACGACAAACAGAAAATACTTTCCCAACGCCAGAAGAAAAAATCGCAAACAGCAAACATCCTGAGGTATCTAAGCGATTGAATGCAGCAAAAAAGTTGAATATTTCACGTCAAGTCGATGAAAAAAAATTGTTAGTTAAGGAGCTAACTGAATTGGCTTTGTCCTACAGCGAAACAACAAATGCCATCCTTGTCTTCACCAGAACCGTTGAAAATGTCATGTTGATCGCAGAGGGGATCGCAAAACAACTGAAGTTAGCACCTGATGAAAAAGCCAAACGGATTGTCACGCTAACGGGCACAATGCGTGGGAAGGAACGAGACGGACTGATCCAGCAGCCTGTCTTTCAACGTTTTCTGAATAAAAATGAATCGGGAACGGAGGCAGTGTGGCTGATTTGTACTTCTGCTGGTGAAGTGGGAGTAAATATTTCCGCAGACCACCTAATCAGTGATCTTTCTACGTTTGATAGTATGGCCCAGAGATTTGGACGAGTCAATCGATTTGGCAGAACCAGTAGTGAAATTACTGTTGTTATGCCGGACAAATTTGAAAAAAATAGTTACGATGAGGCAAGAGAAAAGACAGCCGGTCTCCTTGCTAAATTAGCGGGCGATGCAAGCCCAGCAGCACTGGGTTTGCTTGATTTGGAAGAATGTAAGGCGGCTTTTGCACCTGCACCCACCATCTTAACTGCATCAGACATCCTTTTCGATTCCTGGTCACTTACAACAATAAAAGGTAAACTCCCCGGCAGGCCAGATGTAGAACCCTACCTGCATGGCTTGGTTGACAATGATTACGACACGGAATTCGCTTGGCGCACAGAAGTTGCACTTCTGACAAGTAAAGCTTCAGATGAACTAATCGAGGAAATACTCACGGATCATCCCCTCAGGCCGCATGAAAAACTGCGGATCCCAACTTATGGTAAGGTGAAAGCGACAGATCATCTTGAAAAAATCCGCGAACGTAGTCCAGATCTTCCTGTATGGGTGATTGAACCTAATGGCGAAGTGAAAGTTTTTTCAACAATGACTTTGTTGCTTGAAAAGCGTGGCAAAGATTACCTTCAATCATTTACTTCAAGGACGATTATTTTACCACCAGCGGCAGGGGGACTTACTTCAGAAGGGATGCTGAATGGCGAAGTGAAGGTGTCAGCAGAACTTATATACGATGTAGCCGATCTACCACCAGAAAAGGTTGAGGTATTACCTCGATTGCATCTCAGACCGAATGAAAATGGAGATAAGATTGATCAAATCGCACCAGTACGAAACTGGACAGATGAAAACACGATGCAATTGCGTCGTAAATCTGTGCTCGTAGATGGTGAATCGTATTTCATTCTAGATCGATATCAGTTCAAAGAGTCTGAAAGTGATGAGGTACCGCTTTCTGAATATCTTGTGGTGAAGAAGATCACTGACAAAAAAGAAAAGCCAGCACAAGTATGGCCAGGCTTAGATGTACACAATCAGCAGGTGGGCAATGTTGCAAAAGAAATCGCAGAAAAACTGCATTTAAGCAACGACTTCATTACTGCTGTAGAACTTGCAGGTAGTTGGCATGATCTTGGTAAAGCACGGAGTGTTTGGCAACGTGGGGCAGGCAATTCTGGTGTTTACCAAAATGTGGCAAAGACATTGCATGGACGTGCACCAGAAAAGCTAAACAGTTACCGACATGAACTTGGCTCAATGGTCGATGTACAGACACGCACAGATCTTGCGGAGGAATTTGACCGATTGAACCAAGAACAGCAAGATCTTGTCTTACACTTGATTGCCACACACCATGGACGTGGTAGACCGCATTTTCCAGTAAACGAATCTCGAGTTCCGGAAAGCGATGTAACAGATACACAGACTATTGTTACAGAATTGCCTGCACGGTTTGCACGCCTGCAAAGAAAGTATGGCAGGTGGGGACTTGCTTTTCTGGAATCGATTTTACGTGCTGCCGATGTGAAAGTGTCCCGCGAGTTAGAAAAAACCTTATTGCCAGATGAAGATAATTGGGTTCAGGCAACTTCAGAAAGCCAATCAGAAAAAAGAAGGATTCAGAAGCCACAGTTCCCATCACCAACAATTACTGTTACCGTAGATCCAACGAACCCGGGTCAGGTCTTTGCATGCTGCGGGCTACTGGAACTCGCAGATCGGATTTGGCCAGGTGCAGAAGGTTGGTTTAGCAAAGATGCCACACAATTTCATTTGAAATTGTCAGAATCAATTACGATTCTTGATTTAGTGGACAAACTAGTATGTAATCCTGCAGTTGCTGTAGAGACATTAGACAATGGTCTGGTTGCAAAGCCAATCATCGCACCACTTCAAATTAAATTAACTAGCGAAAAATTGCTTTGTCTAGATGGTTGGACCAGAGTTAGTTTGATCAAAGGAAATGCAGAACTCATTGGTAATACGCCATGGAACTTTTGGTCTGGAAACCAAAAGTCTGCTGGTCTCTGGTCTGCACTTCGACATGAATTAATGAATCAAATTACAGAGCTTACAACCAGTAATCAAGCGAACCTATTGTCAATGCGATTGTTTCAAAAAGGTAGATTTGGATTTGATCCCGGGCCAGCTTGGAACGCACTTGACGTAGGTTTTTCACCAAACGAACAGGGTATGCAGGTTCAATCTTCACCTGCGGTTGAATTATTAGCTGCA is a genomic window containing:
- a CDS encoding DUF3616 domain-containing protein, yielding MSWIFVLTKPAWNNVGAFWHGYRFIRGGPAEFRPTAARKISRQGNRLRALLAEDPILQPYCHLSAKANGLVVEGIAVMGDAIFFGQRSPVLNLQVVVEVKLETHRHDASLMSL
- a CDS encoding MoxR family ATPase, whose protein sequence is MRPTELVRAVSALLSTSRPVYLWGPPGIGKSTLIRQVALAGSLPLVDIRATLLDPVDLRGLPHLNNGSVQWCPPAFLPSGGEGILFLDELAQAPPLVQSACLQLTLDRRLGEYELPAGWSIIAASNRSEDRAGTHRLISPLLNRFIHLDLEPSLEDWQTWAIGAGIAPEVRSFLNFRPNLLYGFDPGQNSRAFPTPRSWEFVSNAISKLPEELLHPVVVGCIGEGPAAEFTSFLRLSRQIPNIDDALQHPDTTVIPHDPATLYALVGALVERCRQDQAPLPQFVRYACRLPEEFGMVAIRDALNIQPKLAALPAVQDWIRNAREQGLFLRP
- a CDS encoding VWA-like domain-containing protein; the protein is MTAMQLIRAARVRLLLGRDGGSAFFATLAMRLQLVEDQTIGTMATDGKQLAFAPEFVQKLSAQELLGVLVHEVMHNALNHHVRRGVRNPELWNIACDLAINPLLQNGGFQLPACRLMPGEYPYHEFAASRSAEEYYQLLQNTGGSQLGPDPGGCGQVLDAPADRSLQREMEVEQQIALQQAIAVAQAMGGLPGGLAQLVETSNTRPVPWQDRLQQFLSQQARNDYSWLRPNRRFLAQGLYLPGLHSEELGEVILAIDTSGSINQTQLGCFLQEIESILDCFECTLIILCHDARIQSVVEWRSSDGPLQMDFPGGGGTSHLPVFEWIDEHACTPACVICFTDLETRLPKQAPNIPVLWACTSPPRYAPPFGTMIEMKTPS
- the cas3u gene encoding type I-U CRISPR-associated helicase/endonuclease Cas3, yielding MTQTGSGDKMERLEFATTFELLTGNKPFPWQEALYERFKAGSEQLPKSCILPTGLGKTSVIAIWLIAFANGAKVPRRLVYVVNRRTVVDQTTEEVESYKKKTVAGIPDFGLSTLRGQFADNREWCADPSRPAVICGTVDMIGSRLLFSGYGLGMKARPLHAGFLGQDVLLVHDEAHLEPAFQTLIMRIEEEQKRENAVEFGIPKFQVMELTATPRQTENTFPTPEEKIANSKHPEVSKRLNAAKKLNISRQVDEKKLLVKELTELALSYSETTNAILVFTRTVENVMLIAEGIAKQLKLAPDEKAKRIVTLTGTMRGKERDGLIQQPVFQRFLNKNESGTEAVWLICTSAGEVGVNISADHLISDLSTFDSMAQRFGRVNRFGRTSSEITVVMPDKFEKNSYDEAREKTAGLLAKLAGDASPAALGLLDLEECKAAFAPAPTILTASDILFDSWSLTTIKGKLPGRPDVEPYLHGLVDNDYDTEFAWRTEVALLTSKASDELIEEILTDHPLRPHEKLRIPTYGKVKATDHLEKIRERSPDLPVWVIEPNGEVKVFSTMTLLLEKRGKDYLQSFTSRTIILPPAAGGLTSEGMLNGEVKVSAELIYDVADLPPEKVEVLPRLHLRPNENGDKIDQIAPVRNWTDENTMQLRRKSVLVDGESYFILDRYQFKESESDEVPLSEYLVVKKITDKKEKPAQVWPGLDVHNQQVGNVAKEIAEKLHLSNDFITAVELAGSWHDLGKARSVWQRGAGNSGVYQNVAKTLHGRAPEKLNSYRHELGSMVDVQTRTDLAEEFDRLNQEQQDLVLHLIATHHGRGRPHFPVNESRVPESDVTDTQTIVTELPARFARLQRKYGRWGLAFLESILRAADVKVSRELEKTLLPDEDNWVQATSESQSEKRRIQKPQFPSPTITVTVDPTNPGQVFACCGLLELADRIWPGAEGWFSKDATQFHLKLSESITILDLVDKLVCNPAVAVETLDNGLVAKPIIAPLQIKLTSEKLLCLDGWTRVSLIKGNAELIGNTPWNFWSGNQKSAGLWSALRHELMNQITELTTSNQANLLSMRLFQKGRFGFDPGPAWNALDVGFSPNEQGMQVQSSPAVELLAAVGLQRHRPQLNETKDGFDYFSWHIPLSAVTSPAAFAGAINNAESRGYRASVVSRGEYAALSFSFQLISGEFNE